Proteins from one Chroococcidiopsis sp. CCMEE 29 genomic window:
- a CDS encoding MFS transporter, whose protein sequence is MANIVKQPCDEGVIRSKPCIEPCSRNLRSWILAATILGSSMAMIDNTVVNVALPVLQTVLNATAADVQWIVESYALFLAALILVGGSLGDRFGRRRIFAYGVALFAAASVWCGLAPNVNQLIIARAVQGIGGALLVPGSLAIISASFSAEQRGQAIGTWSGFTGITSALGPVLGGWLIENASWRWIFFLNVPLAAIVLSIALWRMPDFDEEGTATKLDWWGAGLAAVGLGTLVYGLIESSHLSLAHPRVISALAVSVVALLAFIFVEANSRAPMMPLTLFRSRTFSGANLLTLLLYSALSGVLFFFPFNLIQVQGYSATAAGSAFLPLILIMFLLSRWSGGLVGRYGAKCPLTIGPIIAAIGFGLFAIPGIGGSYWTTFFPAVFVLGLGMAITVAPLTTTVMGAVEVRQAGIASGINNAVARTAGLLSIAVLSIIVLRAFNFGLDRRLAPLKIPPEVQQVLDQQRIKLAGAEVPAGLSNELSAVLRRAIAESFVDSFRLVIFIAVGLALVSALIAALTLKKREKSNRTSTQAS, encoded by the coding sequence ATGGCAAACATAGTCAAACAGCCATGTGATGAAGGGGTAATCCGGTCTAAACCCTGTATTGAACCTTGCAGCCGCAACCTCAGATCCTGGATTCTAGCAGCTACGATCCTCGGCTCCAGCATGGCAATGATTGATAACACTGTTGTCAATGTGGCACTGCCAGTCCTGCAAACGGTATTGAACGCAACAGCGGCTGATGTACAGTGGATTGTTGAGTCCTACGCACTGTTTCTCGCCGCCCTCATCCTGGTTGGTGGGTCGTTAGGCGATCGCTTCGGAAGACGGCGGATTTTTGCTTATGGTGTAGCTCTGTTTGCCGCAGCCTCAGTTTGGTGTGGTCTAGCTCCAAATGTGAATCAACTGATTATCGCCCGTGCTGTTCAGGGAATCGGTGGCGCATTACTAGTACCAGGCAGTTTGGCGATTATCAGTGCCTCGTTCAGTGCTGAACAACGGGGACAAGCAATTGGTACGTGGTCGGGCTTCACAGGCATCACCTCAGCGTTAGGTCCGGTGCTGGGTGGCTGGTTAATTGAAAATGCTTCTTGGCGCTGGATCTTTTTTCTAAATGTGCCGCTGGCAGCGATCGTGCTGAGCATCGCGCTCTGGCGTATGCCAGACTTCGACGAAGAAGGAACTGCGACCAAACTCGACTGGTGGGGCGCAGGGCTGGCAGCGGTAGGCTTGGGAACACTCGTTTATGGACTAATTGAATCGTCACATTTGAGCTTGGCTCACCCAAGGGTAATCAGCGCCCTCGCAGTAAGCGTCGTAGCACTGCTGGCATTTATCTTTGTAGAAGCCAACAGCCGAGCACCGATGATGCCGCTCACCCTGTTTCGTTCTCGCACCTTCAGTGGGGCAAACTTACTAACACTACTGCTTTATTCAGCTTTGAGCGGTGTCTTATTCTTTTTTCCTTTCAATTTGATTCAGGTGCAAGGCTACTCGGCTACTGCTGCTGGTTCTGCCTTCCTGCCTCTTATTTTAATTATGTTCCTGCTGTCGCGCTGGTCGGGTGGGTTGGTTGGTCGTTATGGTGCTAAATGCCCTTTGACAATTGGTCCAATTATTGCGGCGATCGGGTTTGGATTATTTGCTATCCCAGGAATTGGCGGTAGTTACTGGACAACCTTTTTTCCGGCAGTGTTTGTATTGGGGCTGGGCATGGCGATTACTGTCGCACCGCTGACAACAACAGTAATGGGCGCGGTGGAGGTGCGCCAAGCGGGTATTGCTTCGGGGATTAACAATGCCGTTGCCCGAACAGCCGGACTACTCTCAATTGCAGTACTAAGCATCATTGTTCTGCGTGCTTTTAATTTCGGTCTCGATCGGCGCTTGGCACCGCTGAAGATCCCACCTGAGGTGCAACAAGTGCTCGATCAACAGCGCATCAAGTTGGCTGGGGCTGAGGTTCCTGCTGGTTTAAGTAATGAACTCAGTGCAGTGCTACGG